Genomic segment of Candidatus Methylomirabilota bacterium:
CCTGGAACAGGATGGCCCAGCCGATGCCACGCATCTCCCCGATGGCCTGAAAATCCGTCGCCCACTGCTCGAACGCCCCGAACGACTGGGCCAGCGCCTGGGCCAGGCCGGCGGCGGCCGGCGGCTCGGGGTCGTCGGCCCGACGGAGGTTCTCGAAGTAATACTCGTGCAGGATCATGCCGTTGTACTCGAAGCCGAGCCGCCGGGTCAGCTCGGCGAACTCCGGATTGGTGCCGGAGGCCTTGCCCTTGCCCCGCAGAGCTGCCAGCTCGGAATTGAGCGCGTTCACCTGCTTGACGTAACCCTCGTAGAGCTTCAGGTGCTCGGCGATCTGGGCGTCGGAGATGCCGTCGAGTCCGTGCAGGTGATCGAAGGACTGCACTTTGTAACTTTTCGCCTTGGGCGCCGCCATAGCTGAGCCTCCTCGCATCGAGCAACGATTCCGTGACTCTTGTATTATCTCGCCAGCAAATTCTTTGCCTGGCAGGAGGCCTCGTCATGTCCAAGCACGGGTTCTGGATCGCCCTCCTCGTCCTTGCCGTCGGCGCCGCGCTGGTGACCGCCGGCGCCGCCCAGTCGCCCGCCCCCGTCAAGATCGGCGTCATCCAGCCCCTCTCGGGGCCGGTCGCCGCCTCCGGCAACTACGTGCGCATGGGCGCCGAGATCGGGCGCGACTGGATCAACGCGCGCGGCGGCGTCCGCGGCCGGAAGGTCGAGCTACTGATCGAGGACAACAAGTCCGACCCCAAGGAGGCCGCCAGCGCGGCCGAGAAGCTGATCGTCCGGGACAAGGTGCCCGCGATTATGGGCGCCTGGGGCTCGTCGATGACGCTGGCCGCCATGCCGAAGCTCGAGGAGTACGGCGTCCCGATGGTGGTCGAGACGTCCAGCGCCGCTTCCATCACCAGGCGCGGCAACCCCTGGGTGTTCCGCATCAGCCCCCCGAGCGAGATGGAAGCGCTGGGCCTGGAGCGCTACGTGGACAAGCTCGGGGTCAAGCGCGCTGACTTCCTGGCGGTGAACACGGACTGGGGCCGCGGGGCCATCACGGCGTTCGGCGAGATGCTGAAGAAGAAGGGCGTCGCCGTCGGCACCGCGGAGTTCATGGACCAGGCCGCCACCGACATGAGCGCCCAGCTCACCAAGATCAAGGGCGCGGGCGGGGACGCGCTGTTCCTCACTACCAGCGTCGAGCAGATCACCCTGGTGCTCAAGCAGGCTCAGGAGCAGCGCCTGCAGCGGAAGATCATCACCACCGGCGGCAGCTCCTCGCCGAGCCAGCTGGTGAAGCAGGCGGGCGAGGCCGCCGAAGGGACCTACCACATCCTGTTCTTCCTGCCGTGGTTCCCGGAGGCGATGCCCGACGGCAAGCTCGCCAAGGCTTTCGTCGACGAGTGGGCCAAGCGCGGCCATCCGTTCGAGGGCCTCACCGAGGGCTTCCGCGGCCACGACGGCATCGCCACCATCGCCGAGGCTCTCCGCCTCGCCGGCAAGGACGACCCCAAGGCGGTGCGGGACGCGCTCTGGAAGGTGAGCATCACGGGCCTCAACGGCCCCATCCAGTTCGAGAAGGACGGGCCGGCCGGCAAGGAGAGCGGGCAGAGCAAGCCCAGCATCTTCGTGGTGCAGATCAAGAACGGCAAGGTGGCGCTGCCGGACTTCATCGCCAAGCGCTAGCCCGGCGGCCCCGTGGACGCGCTCCTGCAACACCTGGTCAACGGCCTGGTGCTCGGTGGGACGTATGCCCTGCTGGGCATCGGGCTCACCCTCATCTTCGGCCTGATGAACGTCGTGAACTTCGCCCACGGCGAGTTCTACACGCTGGGGGCCTACGCGACGTTCGCGGCGCTGGCCCTGTCGGGCCTGCCCTTCCTGGCCGCCCTCGGGGTCGCGATTGCGGCGGGGGTGCTGCTGGGCGCGCTTACCGAGCGGGTGCTGCTCCGTCCGCTCCGGGGCGAGTCGATCGACTCGGTGATGCTGGTCATGATCGGCCTCTGGATCGCCATGCAGAACACAGAGCTGCTGGTCTGGGGCGGCGTCGCCAAATCCATCCCCCACCCGTTCCCCACCGCGCCCCTGGTGCTGGGCCCCCTCGGCATCGCGCCGCTGAGGCTCTTCGTGCTGGCCGCCGCCCTGGCGCTCATTCTCGGCGCCCACCTGATCATCCAGCGCACGCGCCTGGGCTGCGCGATGCGCGCCACGTTTCAGGACGCCGACACCGCCGCGCTCATGGGCGTGCGCATCGCCCGGATCCACACGGCGACCTTCGCCATCGGCTCCGGGCTGGCGGCGGCCGCCGGTGCCCTGCTGGGGCCGATCTTTCTCGCCTATCCCTCGA
This window contains:
- a CDS encoding Fe-Mn family superoxide dismutase gives rise to the protein MAAPKAKSYKVQSFDHLHGLDGISDAQIAEHLKLYEGYVKQVNALNSELAALRGKGKASGTNPEFAELTRRLGFEYNGMILHEYYFENLRRADDPEPPAAAGLAQALAQSFGAFEQWATDFQAIGEMRGIGWAILFQDPMTDRLSNHWITLHQEGIPAGFKPLLVMDVWEHAYMRDYKATERKKYVEAFFRNIDWARVERRLREEVAVRPAAA
- a CDS encoding ABC transporter substrate-binding protein; protein product: MSKHGFWIALLVLAVGAALVTAGAAQSPAPVKIGVIQPLSGPVAASGNYVRMGAEIGRDWINARGGVRGRKVELLIEDNKSDPKEAASAAEKLIVRDKVPAIMGAWGSSMTLAAMPKLEEYGVPMVVETSSAASITRRGNPWVFRISPPSEMEALGLERYVDKLGVKRADFLAVNTDWGRGAITAFGEMLKKKGVAVGTAEFMDQAATDMSAQLTKIKGAGGDALFLTTSVEQITLVLKQAQEQRLQRKIITTGGSSSPSQLVKQAGEAAEGTYHILFFLPWFPEAMPDGKLAKAFVDEWAKRGHPFEGLTEGFRGHDGIATIAEALRLAGKDDPKAVRDALWKVSITGLNGPIQFEKDGPAGKESGQSKPSIFVVQIKNGKVALPDFIAKR
- a CDS encoding branched-chain amino acid ABC transporter permease, whose amino-acid sequence is MDALLQHLVNGLVLGGTYALLGIGLTLIFGLMNVVNFAHGEFYTLGAYATFAALALSGLPFLAALGVAIAAGVLLGALTERVLLRPLRGESIDSVMLVMIGLWIAMQNTELLVWGGVAKSIPHPFPTAPLVLGPLGIAPLRLFVLAAALALILGAHLIIQRTRLGCAMRATFQDADTAALMGVRIARIHTATFAIGSGLAAAAGALLGPIFLAYPSMGDLASLKAFCVVILGGLGNVAGATLGGLLLGVAEELGAGYVSSGYRDAVGFVIIILVLLLRPSGLFARAERVG